The following proteins come from a genomic window of Gossypium raimondii isolate GPD5lz chromosome 5, ASM2569854v1, whole genome shotgun sequence:
- the LOC105766551 gene encoding terpene synthase 10, with protein sequence MAFCLFISSFPMCSFPIHSKLKSFSYNGSSFHRLTVFSASQSAVTNKTSIEDDSKIRRSANYHRPIWDYDYVQSLRDGFVQDESYNERASNLQEEVRMMLGNMVDSLEKLELIDTLQRLGLSHHFEAEINKTLKNISTDRIGTAAWKKDNLYATALEFRLLRQHGYKVDQDVFTCFMDDVGNIKSSLNQDFKGLLNLYEASYLLLEGETMLENARELAAKLLKQYLKENNDDQYLRVLVDHAFELPLHWRLPRLEARWFIDVYEKNKDKNPIILELAILDYNIVQSIHLEDFRYASTWWKELGLGEKLGFARDRIMSNFLWSAGMVTNPQDTKSRRIQTKVNALLTCVDDVYDVYGTLDELELFTDIVERWDINAIQRLPNFMKIYYLALYNFINEIAFDILKEQGIDVIPFLKKPWTDLCKAYLLEAKWYYSGYTPTLKEYLDNAWISVTGHVMLAHTYLATHHITEEGLRNFQEYYPDIIYHANILARLLNDLGTSSYELKRGDVPKSIQCYMYESGASEEEAREHIWKLIDAEWKKMNKDQMTESLFSRKFFERAISHARVALMIYQKDDGFGIEGNEFEDKVLSLFVHPIFLPK encoded by the exons ATGGCTTTTTGCCTGTTTATAAGTTCATTCCCGATGTGTAGTTTCCCCATACACTCAAAATTGAAAAGCTTCTCATACAATGGGTCAAGCTTTCATAGGTTAACAGTTTTTTCTGCCTCACAGAGTGCTGTTACAAACAAAACCTCTATTGAAGACGACAGCAAAATTAGACGATCAGCTAATTACCATCGTCCTATTTGGGATTATGATTATGTTCAGTCACTCAGAGATGGTTTTGTACAA GATGAATCATACAATGAACGAGCAAGCAATTTGCAGGAAGAAGTGAGGATGATGCTTGGAAATATGGTGGATTCTTTGGAGAAACTTGAGCTTATTGATACCTTACAAAGGCTTGGTTTGTCCCATCATTTTGAAGCTGAAATAAACAAAACTTTGAAGAATATAAGTACTGATCGCATCGGTACTGCTGCATGGAAAAAAGACAATTTATATGCTACAGCTCTTGAATTTAGACTGCTTAGACAGCATGGGTATAAGGTGGATCAAg ATGTTTTCACTTGCTTCATGGATGATGTTGGAAACATTAAATCAAGCCTAAATCAAGATTTCAAGGGACTGCTCAACCTGTATGAGGCTTCATACCTCTTATTAGAAGGTGAAACAATGCTAGAGAATGCAAGAGAGTTGGCAGCTAAACTTCTAAAACAATATTTGAAGGAGAACAATGATGATCAATATCTTCGGGTGCTTGTGGACCATGCCTTTGAGCTTCCTCTACATTGGAGGCTGCCAAGGTTGGAAGCCAGATGGTTCATAGATGTGTATGAGAAAAACAAGGACAAAAATCCCATTATTTTAGAGCTTGCTATATTGGATTACAACATAGTCCAATCGATCCACTTGGAAGATTTTAGATATGCTTCAAC ATGGTGGAAGGAACTTGGTCTAGGCGAAAAACTTGGCTTTGCTAGAGATAGGATTATGTCAAACTTTTTATGGAGTGCGGGAATGGTAACTAATCCTCAGGATACGAAAAGTAGAAGAATTCAGACAAAGGTTAATGCTCTGTTAACATGTGTAGATGATGTCTATGATGTTTATGGCACCTTAGATGAGTTGGAACTCTTCACAGATATTGTTGAGAG ATGGGATATAAATGCAATACAGAGACTTCCAAACTTTATGAAGATATATTATCTTGCTCTTTACAATTTCATAAATGAAATCGCTTTTGACATTCTTAAGGAACAAGGGATAGATGTCATTCCCTTCCTCAAGAAACCG TGGACAGATCTTTGTAAAGCATATTTGCTGGAGGCAAAATGGTATTACAGTGGATATACGCCAACCCTAAAAGAGTACCTTGATAATGCTTGGATTTCAGTAACGGGTCATGTAATGCTTGCTCATACCTATTTGGCAACTCATCATATAACGGAAGAGGGATTGCGCAACTTCCAAGAATATTACCCCGATATAATATATCATGCCAACATACTTGCACgattattaaatgatttagggACATCATCG TATGAGCTAAAAAGAGGTGATGTTCCTAAATCCATCCAATGTTATATGTACGAAAGTGGAGCATCTGAAGAAGAAGCTCGTGAGCACATATGGAAGTTAATTGACGCAGAATGGAAAAAGATGAATAAAGATCAAATGACTGAATCTCTTTTCTCTCGAAAGTTTTTTGAAAGGGCTATAAGCCATGCTAGAGTGGCATTAATGATATACCAAAAGGACGATGGTTTTGGTATTGAAGGTAACGAATTCGAGGATAAAGTGTTATCATTATTTGTCCACCcaatatttttgcccaaatGA